A portion of the Hydractinia symbiolongicarpus strain clone_291-10 chromosome 10, HSymV2.1, whole genome shotgun sequence genome contains these proteins:
- the LOC130612071 gene encoding uncharacterized protein LOC130612071 — MKTEILFRFFSRQLTLMNWLHVLPVGPFSISSQLLALLKSEFAKPLLILINLSFSSGVFPCQLKIAKVIPVFKKGSKLDGTNYRPISLLSNIEKVKKLIYKRVTSQHDILSSQQFEFRRKHSTAHILWMH, encoded by the coding sequence ATGAAAACAGAAATTCTATTTCGATTTTTCTCTCGCCAACTGACATTGATGAATTGGCTTCATGTATTGCCTGTAGGTCCATTTAGTATTTCTAGTCAATTATTAGCTCTTCTAAAATCTGAATTTGCCAAGCCACTCTTAATTCTGATCAATCTTTCTTTCTCTTCTGGTGTATTTCCATGCCAATTAAAAATTGCCAAGGTTATTCCTGTATTTAAAAAAGGATCCAAACTTGACGGCACAAATTATAGACCGATCTCTTTGCTATCTAATATtgaaaaggttaaaaaactgATCTACAAACGTGTCACATCACAACATGATATCTTGTCATCTCAACAGTTTGAATTCAGGCGAAAACACTCCACAGCACACATATTATGGATGCATTAA